A single Glycine soja cultivar W05 chromosome 14, ASM419377v2, whole genome shotgun sequence DNA region contains:
- the LOC114384772 gene encoding probable serine/threonine-protein kinase mps1, whose protein sequence is MDDNPNPSLPRVSSSSSQEFLKQVQAALKRHGPLGATQSHNVRPKRATVALRNAANKFEEETPSISDTGEGCKNESSLQVESLSVGAHKKVQFLTEINNATAQPQDEASIGFNHHVKHQNTQQAESETSLVYEGGKSSPLPKRTIVTQDHLQQFKNFLRQPATQSSVVGLPCPTTTSVHSTSAPMLNSITHCSNSCIDSGSHVAAEPYGNLNVNPHPITQGDVKSPNNSLKDTNRISIDQVASAVQDCNSLIDAELTLKQSDPSKEQQGCMLKDTSISKCTSCRDDMLSKGEVSAAVTNIQPQVPTSSSEVKLESSKLEKQEKNTSSKASSGLRKRAYDPELFFKVNGKLYQRLGKIGSGGSSEVHKVISSDCTIYALKRIKLKGRDYATAYGFCQEIKYLNRLKGKNNIIQLIDYEVTDKALFEGVINGSFSNKDGRVKDDGYIYMVLEYGEIDLAHMLSQKWKELDGSNQTIDENWLRFYWQQILQAVNTIHEERIVHSDLKPANFLLVKGSLKLIDFGIAKAIMSDTTNIQRDSQVGTLSYMSPEAFMCNESDASGNIIKCGRPSDIWSLGCILYQMVYGRTPFADYKTFWAKFKVITDPNHEIMYAPVSNPWLLDLMRRCLAWDRNERWRIPQLLQHPFLVPPVPCHSSFYQEQTFKLLQLISEACINDPESSQLCCQLQQVLGNPIKSTSIHSLNSLDQQHKLLSRISELCILLQERLTKTDKL, encoded by the exons ATGGATGATAACCCTAACCCCTCACTCCCTCGcgtctcttcctcttcctcccaGGAGTTTCTCAAACAAGTCCAAGCTGCCCTCAAGCGCCATGGCCCTCTCG GTGCGACGCAATCCCATAACGTGAGGCCGAAGCGCGCCACGGTGGCTCTGCGAAATGCCGCGAACAAGTTTGAGGAGGAAACGCCGTCAATTTCGGACACCGGCGAAGGCTGTAAAAACGAGTCCTCTTTGCAGGTGGAATCTCTGAGTGTTGGTGCACACAAGAAGGTGCAGTTTTTAACTGAGATCAACAATGCCACTGCACAGCCGCAgg ATGAAGCATCGATTGGATTCAATCATCATGTGAAGCACCAAAATACACAGCAGGCAGAATCCGAAACTAGTTTGGTATATGAGGGAGGCAAGAGTTCTCCGCTGCCAAAGAGAACAATAGTTACTCAAGATCATCTGCAGCAATTCAAAAACTTTTTGAGGCAACCAGCTACACAATCTTCCGTAGTGGGATTGCCATGTCCTACAACGACATCAGTCCATTCAACTTCAGCTCCAATGCTGAATTCTATAACTCATTGTTCTAATTCCTGTATAGATAGTGGTTCACATGTGGCTGCAGAACCTTATGGGAACCTGAATGTTAATCCTCATCCTATAACTCAAGGGGATGTTAAATCACCGAATAATTCCCTGAAAGACACCAATAGAATATCAATTGATCAGGTGGCAAGTGCAGTCCAAGATTGTAATTCACTAATTGATGCAGAGTTGACGCTTAAGCAAAGTGACCCATCTAAGGAGCAGCAAGGATGTATGTTAAAGGATACAAGTATTTCAAAATGTACCTCTTGTCGTGATGACATGTTAAGTAAAGGGGAAGTGTCTGCAGCTGTTACCAACATACAGCCTCAGGTTCCTACTTCATCTTCAGAAGTGAAATTGGAGTCTTCTAAGTTGGAAAAGCAAGAGAAAAATACAAGTTCTAAAGCATCATCAGGCCTTCGAAAGAGGGCCTATGACCCTGAATTGTTTTTCAAAGTCAATGGCAAGCTTTATCAAAGGCTTGGCAAGATAGGTAGTGGTGGAAGCAGTGAGGTACACAAGGTGATTTCATCAGACTGTACAATCTATGcacttaaaaggataaaattaaagGGTCGTGATTATGCCACTGCATATGGCTTTTGTCAAGAGATCAAGTATCTAAATAGGCTGAAAGGAAAGAATAATATTATCCAGCTTATAGATTATGAG GTGACTGACAAGGCTTTGTTTGAGGGAGTCATAAATGGCTCCTTCAGTAATAAGGATGGTAGAGTCAAGGATGATGGATATATATACATGGTACTTGAATACGGGGAAATTGATTTGGCTCATATGTTGTCTCAAAAGTGGAAGGAACTGGATGGAAGCAACCAGACCATAGATGAGAACTGGCTTCGGTTTTATTGGCAG CAAATTCTTCAAGCTGTCAACACAATTCATGAAGAACGTATTGTGCATTCTGACTTGAAGCCAGCTAACTTCCTCCTTGTCAAAGGTTCCTTAAAACTGATTGATTTTGGAATAGCCAAAGCAATAATGAGTGATACAACAAACATCCAACGTGATTCACAG GTTGGTACTCTAAGTTACATGTCACCAGAAGCATTTATGTGCAATGAGAGTGATGCAAGTGGAAACATCATAAAATGTGGTCGGCCATCAGATATCTGGTCCCTTGGCTGCATTCTTTATCAAATGGTATATGGGAGAACACCATTTGCAGATTACAAGACATTTTGGGCAAAATTCAAAGTTATAACTGATccaaatcatgaaattatgtacGCACCAGTTTCAAATCCATGGCTTCTGGATCTTATGAGAAGGTGTCTAGCATGGGATCGCAATGAAAGGTGGAGAATTCCTCAGCTGCTACAGCATCCTTTTCTAGTTCCCCCAGTCCCATGTCATTCATCTTTTTACCAAGAACAAACCTTTAAATTGCTGCAACTTATATCTGAAGCTTGCATAAATGACCCAGAATCATCACAGCTCTGTTGTCAGCTCCAACAGGTGCTTGGTAATCCCATCAAGTCAACTAGTATTCATTCATTAAATTCACTAGACCAACAGCATAAATTGCTGTCCCGAATATCAGAACTTTGTATTCTACTACAGGAACGATTGACAAAGACAGATAAACTATAG